From Streptomyces sp. NBC_01551:
GGTGACCCGCGGTGATCTCGCCGCCGCAGGTGATCACGCGGAGTTCCGGGCGGGTGGTGTCCCCGTAGACCTTGGCGGTGGGGAAGTCCGACTTGTCGACCTGCTCCAGCTCGCGCACCCGGAAGACGGCGGAGCTGCCGTCCGCGCGGGAGACGGTGATCTCGTCGCCGGTGTGGACCTTGGAGGCGTCCTTGAGTACGGCCGGGCCGCGCGCGGTGTCGAAGTGCCCGATCAGCACGGCGGGGCCGGTCTGGCCGCCGCCGCATCCGGTGAGGGCGACGAGGGCGAGCGGGGCGAGCACGGCGAGCGCGCGGACACGGGCGCGGACAGGGGCGCGGGGCATGGGGGAGCTCCTGAACGGGGACCGGCGGGCCGCCACGAGGGCGGCCCGCCGAAGGGTGGGAAAGGGGGTGTGGCCCGCCGGGCGTCAGCCGTTGACGCGGCGACGGCGCAGGGCGGCCCTGCCGAGCGCGGCGGCGATCGCGAAGAGGCCGGCGCCCGCCGCCAGGGTGGTGCCGTTGTCGGTGTCCGCGACGGTCTCGACCGGGAGCTCGGCGCCCGCCGCGACCGCGCCCTCGGGCACCACGGCCGTCTGGGTCTGGACCGGGGTCTGCGCCTGGGTCTGCGGTTTGGTCCCGGCCGGGGTGGTGGAGCCC
This genomic window contains:
- a CDS encoding sortase, translated to MPRAPVRARVRALAVLAPLALVALTGCGGGQTGPAVLIGHFDTARGPAVLKDASKVHTGDEITVSRADGSSAVFRVRELEQVDKSDFPTAKVYGDTTRPELRVITCGGEITAGHRPDNIILYADLVG